The following proteins are encoded in a genomic region of Oceanisphaera profunda:
- the brnQ gene encoding branched-chain amino acid transport system II carrier protein, whose protein sequence is MNKSLSTFDVLGLGFMTFAFFLGAGNIIFPPLTGFLAGEHLTSAMSGFLLTGVGLPLVTLVAAALAGGGLPTMARYLPPMVVTVMATAIFIIIGPAFATPRTGLVAYEMGLKPFLANPTQTTLTLYTIGFFGLVLLLSLNQGRLLDAVGKVLTPILLLLLIGLALAVFINPQGTQPPVDDLYLAQPFVKGFLEGYNTMDTFAALIFGMLILDVLRQKGVTDKRAQSRYLMVAALIAAVGLGFVYVSLFILGGTSLGVVDSANNGAEIISAYVLALFGPPGLWILAAIVFLACITTAVGLVSACADYFYRLTGKLSYRSWVVINALLCMLVANVGLDTLISVSVPVLVACYPVAVALVLATYVRPFMRAPIFAFRFILAVAFAFGLVDGLQAAGLEMSVFHWLPMFDIGMAWVLPTVVATVIGLAVNKAARKEEVQC, encoded by the coding sequence GTGAACAAGTCGTTATCCACTTTTGATGTATTAGGTTTAGGTTTTATGACCTTTGCCTTTTTCTTGGGCGCCGGAAATATTATTTTCCCGCCGCTTACGGGTTTTTTAGCCGGTGAACATTTAACCAGCGCCATGAGCGGCTTTTTGCTAACTGGCGTGGGCTTGCCGTTAGTCACGCTAGTGGCGGCGGCACTGGCAGGTGGCGGCTTACCCACCATGGCTCGTTACTTGCCGCCTATGGTAGTTACTGTCATGGCCACGGCCATTTTTATTATCATAGGCCCTGCTTTTGCTACGCCTCGCACCGGCTTAGTGGCCTATGAAATGGGCTTGAAACCCTTTTTAGCTAACCCTACCCAAACTACTTTGACCCTGTACACCATTGGCTTTTTTGGCTTGGTATTATTGCTGTCGTTGAATCAAGGCCGTTTATTGGATGCGGTAGGCAAGGTCTTAACGCCAATTTTATTGCTGCTGTTAATAGGGCTGGCTTTAGCGGTATTTATCAACCCGCAGGGCACACAGCCGCCGGTAGATGACCTCTATTTAGCCCAACCGTTTGTGAAAGGTTTTCTCGAAGGCTACAACACCATGGACACCTTTGCGGCGCTGATCTTTGGCATGCTGATTTTGGACGTACTGCGCCAAAAAGGCGTGACCGATAAGCGCGCACAATCACGCTACTTAATGGTTGCGGCGCTGATTGCCGCGGTCGGTTTGGGCTTTGTGTATGTGTCGCTGTTTATTTTAGGTGGCACCAGCTTAGGAGTGGTGGACTCAGCTAACAATGGTGCCGAGATCATCAGTGCCTATGTGTTAGCGCTGTTTGGCCCGCCGGGCTTGTGGATTTTAGCCGCCATCGTGTTTTTGGCCTGTATTACTACCGCCGTGGGGCTGGTGTCTGCTTGTGCCGACTACTTTTATCGCTTAACCGGTAAGCTCAGTTATCGCAGCTGGGTGGTGATTAATGCGCTGCTCTGCATGCTGGTGGCGAATGTGGGGCTGGATACTTTAATTTCGGTGTCGGTACCGGTATTAGTGGCCTGTTATCCGGTGGCGGTAGCCTTAGTGCTGGCCACCTATGTGCGGCCTTTCATGCGCGCGCCCATCTTCGCCTTTCGCTTTATCTTAGCGGTAGCCTTTGCCTTTGGCTTAGTCGATGGCTTGCAAGCGGCAGGCTTAGAGATGAGCGTTTTTCATTGGCTACCAATGTTTGATATCGGCATGGCTTGGGTATTGCCCACTGTGGTCGCGACTGTGATTGGGCTGGCAGTGAATAAGGCAGCGCGAAAGGAAGAAGTGCAAT
- a CDS encoding tRNA1(Val) (adenine(37)-N6)-methyltransferase: MSSRGFTFKQFHINHDRCGMKVGTDGILLGAWAHLGSARRILDLGTGSGLVALMLAQRALAQRTADEAKGQSAVEKTAEIEIIGLELDDAAASQAADNVAASPWPTKIIIEQGAVQDYQAPSFDLIVSNPPYFVAGQSFVSQARANARHTGSLSLADLFAHARRLSAPHGQLALVLPHQALAVALTEAELQGWHLAQQVAVCTKVGKPALRFLLLFSSVKCGFTAGELVINAAEGGLDPAYVDLVRSFYLKM; this comes from the coding sequence ATGAGTAGCCGTGGTTTTACATTTAAGCAGTTTCACATCAATCATGACCGCTGTGGGATGAAGGTGGGCACCGATGGGATCTTGCTTGGTGCTTGGGCTCACTTGGGTTCTGCGAGGCGTATTTTAGACCTCGGCACTGGCTCTGGCCTAGTGGCACTTATGTTGGCGCAAAGAGCGCTGGCACAGCGCACAGCTGATGAGGCGAAGGGCCAATCTGCAGTTGAAAAAACAGCTGAGATCGAAATTATTGGCTTAGAGCTGGATGATGCTGCGGCAAGCCAAGCCGCCGATAACGTGGCCGCCTCACCTTGGCCAACAAAAATAATAATCGAACAAGGCGCGGTGCAAGATTATCAAGCACCAAGTTTTGATTTAATTGTGTCTAACCCGCCGTATTTTGTGGCCGGCCAGTCGTTTGTTAGTCAAGCACGGGCCAATGCGCGTCACACCGGCAGCCTCAGCTTGGCAGACTTGTTTGCCCACGCGCGGCGGTTATCTGCCCCGCACGGGCAGCTGGCGTTGGTATTGCCGCATCAGGCGCTAGCGGTCGCATTAACAGAAGCCGAGCTACAGGGCTGGCACTTAGCGCAGCAGGTGGCTGTTTGCACCAAAGTGGGCAAACCGGCACTGCGTTTTCTGTTGTTATTTTCTAGTGTTAAATGTGGCTTTACAGCGGGGGAGCTAGTGATAAATGCTGCTGAGGGCGGTTTGGATCCCGCGTATGTTGATTTAGTGCGCAGTTTTTATCTAAAGATGTAA